From bacterium, one genomic window encodes:
- a CDS encoding AAA family ATPase, with protein MKIISFSNQKGGTGKTTVCVNLAAALVKSGERVLLIDMDPQGNATVSVGVNLKPEDLTMSEFLLEKARIQDVMLSSYLGDLSIIPSNTTLAHTEFDLVTKNKNQFSLKKILERNKDILQSFDFVLIDCPPSLSLLTVNSLCASNYVMIPILCDYLSLEGLSHIMNTIDEIKKNLNPQLQILGILPNMIDRRLRITEESLSLLRHNFGNLVFKNGVSVCSRLRESPSFGKAIFDYASSSSASEDFFLIANEFKRRIR; from the coding sequence ATGAAAATAATTTCTTTTTCTAATCAGAAAGGTGGTACAGGAAAAACTACTGTTTGTGTCAACTTAGCTGCCGCTCTTGTTAAAAGTGGCGAGAGAGTGCTTCTAATAGATATGGACCCGCAAGGTAATGCTACAGTTAGCGTTGGTGTAAACCTAAAACCTGAAGACCTAACTATGTCAGAGTTTTTACTTGAAAAAGCACGGATACAAGATGTTATGTTAAGTAGTTATTTGGGGGATTTATCTATTATTCCTTCTAATACAACTTTAGCGCATACAGAATTTGATTTAGTAACAAAAAATAAGAACCAGTTCTCTCTAAAAAAAATCCTTGAAAGAAATAAGGATATTTTACAATCTTTCGACTTTGTGCTGATAGATTGCCCACCTTCTTTATCCTTGCTTACAGTCAACAGTTTATGTGCATCAAACTATGTAATGATACCTATACTTTGTGACTATCTTTCCCTTGAAGGGTTGTCCCATATTATGAATACAATAGATGAGATTAAAAAAAATCTTAACCCTCAACTCCAAATACTTGGGATTTTACCCAATATGATAGACAGGCGATTAAGAATTACAGAAGAAAGCCTGTCTTTGCTCAGACACAATTTCGGGAATCTGGTATTTAAGAATGGCGTTAGTGTTTGTAGCAGGTTAAGAGAATCACCCTCATTTGGTAAAGCTATATTTGATTACGCCAGCAGTTCTTCTGCTTCCGAAGACTTTTTTTTAATTGCTAATGAATTTAAAAGGAGAATAAGATGA
- a CDS encoding amidohydrolase family protein, with protein MNGIIDFHTHAFPDSLAHKAIKVLSTEGRIGAELDGKLSSLISSMDETGIEKSVICSIATKPSQFNSILEWSKLIRSDRIVPLPSVHPEDPEAVERIGIIKKEGFCGIKMHPYYQKFNLDDPKMFYLYEKISKENLLLVMHTGFDIAFERIRKADPEKIMKVVNRFPSLKMVSTHLGAWEDWDEVEKFMLGKKVFMELSFSLGFIDIDKAKNIILKHPQEYILFGTDSPWASQENTLQLFKKLSLGEELENLILRKNALSLLNLVRN; from the coding sequence ATGAACGGTATTATAGATTTCCATACACACGCATTTCCTGACTCTTTAGCTCATAAAGCAATAAAAGTTCTTTCAACTGAAGGCAGAATTGGAGCTGAACTTGACGGAAAACTTTCATCTCTTATATCCTCAATGGATGAAACTGGTATAGAGAAGAGTGTTATATGTTCTATAGCTACAAAACCTTCCCAATTTAACTCCATTCTTGAGTGGTCAAAATTGATACGTTCAGATAGAATTGTACCGTTGCCTTCGGTACACCCTGAGGACCCTGAAGCGGTAGAAAGAATTGGCATTATAAAAAAAGAAGGGTTTTGTGGTATAAAGATGCACCCGTACTACCAAAAGTTCAATTTGGATGACCCTAAGATGTTTTATTTGTATGAGAAAATCTCTAAAGAAAACCTTCTGCTTGTTATGCATACAGGTTTTGATATAGCATTTGAAAGAATAAGGAAAGCCGACCCTGAAAAAATAATGAAAGTTGTTAACAGATTTCCTTCTTTAAAAATGGTTTCAACACACCTTGGTGCTTGGGAAGATTGGGATGAAGTTGAAAAATTTATGTTAGGGAAAAAGGTGTTTATGGAACTCTCCTTTTCATTGGGATTTATAGATATAGATAAAGCTAAAAATATTATTTTAAAACATCCGCAAGAGTATATACTTTTTGGGACAGATTCCCCATGGGCGTCTCAAGAAAATACTCTTCAACTTTTTAAGAAACTTTCTCTTGGAGAAGAACTGGAAAACCTTATTTTGCGAAAAAACGCTCTTTCTCTCTTAAATTTAGTCAGAAATTGA
- a CDS encoding DegT/DnrJ/EryC1/StrS family aminotransferase, which yields MEKLAINGGKPVRKTPLPKRNNFGEEEKEAAIRVLDKVIASGSGLDRYGGVETDAYEKEFAEYFGTKFATAVSSGTASIHTAIAALNLEPGSEIITTPITDNGTLMPMIFQQCIPVLADVDYKTLNLSPESVEKNITERTKAIIVVHLAGMPADMDKIMKIAKKHKLFVIEDCAQAHGAVYKNKFVGSIGDMGCFSMMGSKHTTSGGQGGMVLTNTEDLYWKAKRFADRGKPFGTKESGCIIAGLNYRMTDLEAAIGRVQLKRLDKVRKNRYKVYSELKELFKKELSAFRLWENLPKTEPNPWFCFIHIDNKKIKEDNSVVSEALRAEGLYVGAHYTKPMTSSKWLLERNTLGSSQLPWTLPGVRDITYEGTCPNAEKALLDHLTFYMNESWKKSEITQTLKAFKKVENYYLKK from the coding sequence ATGGAAAAGCTTGCTATCAATGGTGGTAAGCCAGTAAGAAAAACTCCTCTACCGAAAAGAAATAATTTTGGCGAGGAAGAGAAAGAAGCAGCCATAAGAGTTTTAGATAAAGTTATAGCCTCAGGAAGTGGTTTGGATAGGTATGGTGGGGTTGAAACAGATGCATACGAAAAAGAGTTTGCTGAGTATTTTGGTACAAAGTTTGCTACTGCTGTTAGTTCAGGAACAGCTTCAATACATACAGCGATAGCTGCACTAAACCTTGAACCGGGTAGCGAAATTATTACAACTCCTATTACAGACAATGGAACTCTTATGCCAATGATTTTTCAGCAATGCATACCTGTTTTGGCTGATGTGGATTATAAAACTCTTAATTTATCTCCAGAATCCGTAGAAAAAAATATTACAGAACGAACAAAAGCTATAATTGTGGTACATCTTGCCGGTATGCCAGCAGATATGGATAAGATAATGAAAATAGCAAAGAAACATAAATTGTTCGTTATTGAAGACTGTGCACAGGCACACGGAGCAGTCTACAAAAATAAGTTTGTTGGCTCAATAGGAGATATGGGGTGTTTTAGTATGATGGGTAGCAAACATACTACAAGTGGCGGACAGGGTGGAATGGTTTTAACAAATACAGAAGACCTTTATTGGAAAGCAAAAAGATTTGCTGATAGAGGTAAACCCTTTGGCACTAAGGAGAGCGGTTGTATTATTGCAGGTTTAAATTATAGAATGACAGACCTTGAAGCTGCAATAGGTAGGGTGCAGTTAAAAAGATTGGATAAGGTAAGAAAGAATAGATATAAAGTATATTCAGAGTTAAAAGAACTTTTTAAAAAAGAACTTTCTGCGTTTAGGTTGTGGGAAAATCTCCCCAAAACTGAACCTAACCCTTGGTTCTGTTTTATACATATAGACAATAAAAAGATAAAGGAAGACAATTCTGTTGTTTCTGAAGCTTTAAGAGCGGAAGGATTATATGTAGGCGCTCATTATACAAAACCTATGACAAGTTCTAAATGGTTGTTGGAACGTAATACTTTAGGTTCCTCTCAACTTCCTTGGACTTTGCCAGGCGTAAGGGATATAACTTATGAAGGTACATGTCCTAATGCTGAAAAAGCTCTACTTGACCATCTTACTTTTTATATGAATGAAAGCTGGAAAAAAAGTGAGATAACTCAAACATTGAAAGCCTTTAAAAAGGTAGAAAACTATTATTTGAAAAAATAA
- a CDS encoding SGNH/GDSL hydrolase family protein — MKFAITSGQKILFMGDSITDCSRRTEPSGLGNGYVKTFKDMVIANMPELKIDIINKGIGGNTLLDLENRWSDDILYFKPDWLSILVGINDVHRVLRKTEFWEELVPEKYELRYSKLIDSTIKQIGCNIILIEPFYMSTDKTDSHRGVVLKRLEPYREIVAKLSKQYNTRIIKIHDIFQEHLKYREAGAFGAEPVHPNDTGHLIIAQTLFDLLKQ; from the coding sequence ATGAAATTCGCAATAACAAGTGGTCAAAAGATTCTTTTTATGGGAGATAGTATAACCGATTGCAGTAGAAGAACAGAACCATCTGGACTTGGCAATGGGTATGTAAAAACGTTTAAGGATATGGTAATAGCAAATATGCCTGAATTAAAAATTGATATCATAAACAAAGGTATAGGTGGGAATACTTTGCTTGATCTTGAAAATAGATGGTCGGATGATATCCTCTATTTTAAGCCAGATTGGTTATCTATCCTTGTTGGAATTAACGATGTGCATAGAGTATTGAGAAAAACAGAATTTTGGGAAGAACTTGTCCCCGAAAAATATGAACTAAGATATTCCAAACTCATAGACTCAACTATTAAACAAATAGGTTGTAATATCATATTAATAGAACCCTTCTATATGAGTACAGATAAAACTGATTCACACAGAGGGGTTGTCCTAAAGAGGTTAGAACCCTATAGAGAAATTGTTGCAAAATTGAGCAAACAGTATAATACAAGAATTATTAAAATTCATGATATATTTCAAGAACATCTTAAATATAGAGAAGCAGGAGCTTTTGGAGCAGAGCCAGTACATCCTAACGATACAGGACACCTTATTATAGCTCAAACCCTCTTTGATTTACTAAAACAATGA
- a CDS encoding right-handed parallel beta-helix repeat-containing protein: MKKRFFLFIFLFFVSKGWTLPSYLYFPKGWSLNTGTPPNIEKKFEILDDTGSYTKSSYAFVRGHLMSNQFNVLGGDELEISFYAKDSEEKNVSCLLYTYSRQEGGALKYSGIITGFTQKVGKEWTNLSGVVKIPKVSEDEESYVKGKNSVDAVIIVMASNTGAYFDYPVINYIEASRWDNIEAGRYQGRGQVKYNFGQYSEALQEYNQALKFAVTSKDKEQITASIEEAKQLEKLETTDKRTENIFPKIDLLIKQKKYRQARAEYEKLKKLSDNRDYLKEISLFNIAELYRLTKDYKNVHKTYQEIYSLPNLTDYYRIYGLFRQAEVYIEQKNYSKARDIYGGLLKLKEAGDNHIFKGKLFFADTYRVEQKYRQARAEYEKLLIEQESKDFPNESYRKDILERLNEIEGIVDGKPEEKWETKILRQINGPKYEIYVSLSGKDGNRGTKTSPFATLKRAQEEVRKIKQKGLPNGGVAVILRQGRYFLDESIVFTQEDSGIENSPIVYRSYPGEEVRLIGGKPVTNFTLLTDKEILKRLPLKAHNKVWVSDLKTLGITDYGTLLNRGHSNGPLQPASMELFYNEKPMKLARWPKDGWKRTLLVTPEGDLKVGNMPIHKGLFKFEDDRPNRWKEEKDIWAVGYFMREWDRVHTKVISFDTEKGVVTLSPDIRHNKGYSAYDMPVRNDAPYYFYNILSELSAPEEFYVDRETGKLYFYPPKGIKGQDIIVSTLDEPILNAKEVSNIIFFNLTVEVTRRNGIEINGGSNNIVAGSVIRNTGDVGIVVDGGWNNIITGCDIYETGEGAIKLNSEGFNRYVPDSKLIPGSHIIKNNHIYRYNRFSFGGGGGMGINLSGIGNIIANNLLHDSPYICIMFDGNDNLIEYNEIYDVMNEARDGGGIYTYGEPKYLLNRGNVLRYNFIHHLTEQSSPVKTHQVTGIYVDALNGGVTKIGNIFYRCTERAMFAHGPDNRIENNVFMENQLGITLSDRSWLLDSSQLNRLVLPWVERLGVSRNKFPPRGNRYPQLSGILETDLPFGKIENNSIERNICVGSSFMTGVLQKEKNTIKDNWEESNPFFMDVEAMDFRLRIGSPVFGVIGADPILFEKIGVYDSPLRASWPVNRLPAGKFLKKK; encoded by the coding sequence ATGAAAAAGAGGTTTTTTCTTTTTATTTTTTTATTTTTTGTTTCAAAAGGTTGGACATTACCAAGTTACCTATACTTCCCTAAAGGATGGAGTTTAAATACTGGCACGCCTCCAAATATTGAAAAAAAGTTTGAAATCCTTGATGATACAGGTTCATACACAAAAAGTTCTTATGCTTTTGTGAGAGGGCATTTGATGAGTAATCAGTTTAATGTATTAGGCGGGGATGAACTTGAAATATCTTTTTATGCAAAAGACTCAGAAGAGAAAAATGTTTCTTGTCTACTATATACATACTCCCGGCAGGAGGGTGGAGCATTAAAATATAGTGGAATTATAACTGGTTTTACTCAAAAAGTAGGCAAGGAATGGACAAATTTATCGGGGGTTGTAAAAATTCCTAAAGTGTCTGAAGATGAAGAAAGTTATGTGAAAGGTAAAAATTCAGTTGATGCTGTAATTATTGTAATGGCAAGCAATACAGGCGCATACTTTGATTACCCTGTAATCAATTATATAGAAGCAAGTAGATGGGATAACATTGAAGCAGGACGCTACCAAGGGAGAGGGCAAGTAAAATACAATTTTGGGCAGTATAGTGAGGCTTTGCAGGAATATAACCAAGCATTAAAATTTGCAGTAACATCAAAAGATAAAGAGCAGATTACGGCAAGTATTGAAGAGGCAAAACAACTTGAAAAACTTGAAACAACAGATAAAAGAACAGAAAACATTTTTCCTAAAATAGACCTGCTTATAAAGCAGAAAAAATATAGGCAAGCTCGGGCAGAGTACGAAAAATTAAAGAAACTCTCAGATAATAGAGATTATCTTAAAGAGATTTCATTATTTAATATTGCAGAATTATATCGGCTTACAAAAGATTATAAAAACGTTCATAAAACCTATCAAGAAATCTATTCTTTACCTAATCTAACCGATTACTACCGTATTTACGGGCTATTTAGGCAAGCAGAGGTATATATCGAACAGAAAAACTATAGTAAAGCAAGAGATATATATGGTGGTCTATTAAAACTAAAAGAAGCAGGAGATAACCATATATTTAAAGGAAAGTTGTTTTTTGCAGATACGTATAGGGTAGAACAAAAATATAGGCAAGCTCGGGCAGAGTACGAAAAACTTTTGATAGAGCAGGAATCTAAAGATTTTCCTAATGAAAGTTATAGAAAAGATATTCTGGAAAGATTAAATGAGATTGAAGGTATTGTTGACGGTAAACCAGAAGAGAAATGGGAAACTAAAATTTTAAGACAGATAAATGGTCCTAAATACGAAATATATGTTTCTCTTTCAGGTAAAGATGGAAATAGAGGAACAAAGACCAGCCCATTTGCAACATTAAAGAGGGCACAAGAAGAGGTTCGTAAAATTAAACAGAAAGGGTTGCCTAATGGAGGGGTTGCAGTAATTTTAAGGCAAGGAAGATATTTTCTTGATGAAAGTATTGTTTTTACACAAGAAGATTCTGGTATAGAAAATAGCCCAATAGTATATCGGAGTTACCCTGGTGAAGAAGTCCGTTTAATAGGCGGTAAACCAGTCACTAATTTTACACTTTTAACAGATAAGGAAATTCTTAAAAGGTTACCACTTAAAGCACATAATAAAGTGTGGGTATCAGATTTAAAAACTTTGGGAATAACAGACTATGGAACTCTTCTGAATAGAGGTCATTCAAACGGTCCTCTCCAGCCAGCATCTATGGAACTTTTTTATAACGAAAAACCTATGAAACTTGCTCGTTGGCCTAAGGATGGATGGAAAAGAACTCTACTGGTAACCCCTGAAGGGGATTTGAAGGTTGGGAATATGCCTATCCATAAAGGGCTCTTCAAGTTTGAGGATGATAGACCAAATAGATGGAAAGAAGAGAAAGATATTTGGGCAGTAGGTTATTTTATGAGGGAATGGGATAGAGTGCATACAAAGGTAATCTCTTTTGATACAGAAAAAGGGGTTGTAACATTATCGCCCGATATAAGGCATAATAAAGGGTATTCTGCCTATGATATGCCTGTTAGAAACGATGCTCCATACTATTTCTATAACATACTAAGCGAACTTTCTGCTCCAGAAGAGTTTTATGTAGATAGGGAAACAGGTAAACTATATTTTTATCCACCTAAAGGAATAAAAGGGCAGGATATAATAGTTTCGACTCTCGATGAACCTATTTTAAATGCTAAAGAGGTTTCAAACATAATCTTTTTCAACTTAACAGTTGAGGTTACAAGAAGAAACGGTATAGAGATAAATGGTGGCAGTAATAATATTGTTGCAGGGAGCGTTATAAGAAACACTGGAGATGTAGGGATTGTTGTGGATGGAGGTTGGAATAATATTATAACAGGTTGCGATATTTATGAAACAGGAGAAGGTGCTATAAAACTGAATAGTGAAGGTTTTAATAGGTATGTGCCAGACTCTAAACTTATACCGGGCAGTCATATTATTAAAAACAATCATATATACAGATACAATAGATTTAGTTTTGGAGGCGGCGGAGGGATGGGGATAAACTTATCTGGAATAGGTAACATAATAGCCAACAATCTTCTCCATGATAGTCCGTATATATGTATAATGTTTGACGGCAACGATAACCTTATAGAGTATAACGAAATATATGATGTAATGAACGAAGCAAGAGATGGTGGCGGTATATATACATACGGTGAACCCAAATACCTTCTGAATAGAGGAAATGTTTTGAGATACAACTTTATACATCATCTGACAGAACAATCTTCACCAGTTAAAACTCATCAAGTGACAGGTATCTATGTTGATGCTTTAAACGGTGGAGTGACAAAAATTGGGAATATTTTTTATCGTTGCACAGAAAGAGCAATGTTTGCGCATGGACCTGATAACCGCATAGAAAATAATGTTTTTATGGAAAATCAACTTGGTATAACTTTATCTGACAGGTCATGGCTACTGGACTCTTCACAACTTAACAGATTAGTTCTTCCGTGGGTAGAAAGGTTGGGTGTTTCTCGTAACAAATTTCCTCCTCGGGGCAATAGATACCCTCAATTATCAGGTATTCTTGAAACTGACCTACCTTTTGGTAAGATTGAAAACAACTCAATAGAAAGAAATATTTGCGTTGGGTCTTCATTTATGACAGGAGTATTGCAGAAAGAGAAGAATACAATAAAAGATAACTGGGAAGAAAGTAACCCATTTTTTATGGATGTAGAAGCGATGGATTTTAGGTTAAGAATAGGGTCGCCTGTTTTTGGTGTTATTGGAGCAGACCCGATACTTTTTGAAAAAATTGGAGTTTACGATTCACCTCTTAGAGCAAGTTGGCCAGTGAACCGACTGCCTGCTGGGAAATTTTTAAAGAAAAAATAA
- a CDS encoding DegT/DnrJ/EryC1/StrS family aminotransferase has product MKSKLALLGGPKAVKSDVKDIFTWPIVNKEMETKVLEILRAGTMSNLEVTKEFEEGFAKWHGMKYGLGHNNGTSALHSAFFGIGIGKGDEVICTAVTYWASYLPILALGGTIVFADVEPDTLNIDPDDIEKRITDKTKAIVVVHYCARPADMTKIMKIAKKHKLKVVEDVSHAHGALYKGKLVGTFGDVAAYSCMSGKSFATGEAGMLITNSREIYERAIVFGHYERHANLTIPELKAASGLPWGGYKYRMHQLSAAVGIVQLKKYKKEMNEIDEAMNYYWDLLEGVPGVKSLRVPKDSGSTMGGWYVPKALYNKEELGGLSVSRFVEAVSAEGVPTHAGCNKGGFSHPLLNTVDIYNDGKPTRIANSNWDVRTNKGPLPVAENIQTKVISAPYLKKCYKKIIQEHANAVKKVVENYKELLPGDKGDPKNMGGWGLSGIKAPSKKKK; this is encoded by the coding sequence ATGAAATCCAAATTGGCTCTTTTAGGTGGACCTAAAGCAGTAAAGTCGGACGTGAAGGATATTTTTACTTGGCCTATCGTAAACAAGGAGATGGAAACAAAAGTTTTAGAGATATTGAGGGCCGGAACAATGTCAAATCTTGAAGTTACAAAAGAATTTGAAGAAGGGTTTGCAAAGTGGCATGGAATGAAATATGGTTTGGGGCATAACAATGGTACCTCAGCGCTTCATTCTGCTTTCTTTGGTATAGGTATAGGCAAAGGAGACGAAGTAATCTGTACAGCAGTTACCTACTGGGCTTCATACCTGCCTATACTTGCACTTGGAGGGACTATCGTTTTTGCTGATGTAGAGCCAGACACTCTAAATATAGATCCTGACGATATAGAAAAGAGGATTACAGATAAAACAAAAGCAATTGTTGTGGTTCATTATTGTGCTAGACCCGCAGATATGACAAAAATTATGAAGATAGCAAAGAAACACAAACTTAAAGTAGTAGAAGATGTTTCTCACGCCCACGGCGCTTTGTATAAAGGTAAACTTGTAGGGACATTTGGCGATGTTGCTGCATACTCTTGTATGAGTGGCAAATCTTTTGCTACTGGCGAAGCTGGTATGCTCATAACCAACAGTAGAGAAATTTATGAGCGTGCTATAGTTTTTGGACATTACGAAAGACACGCTAACCTTACAATACCAGAACTAAAAGCCGCATCAGGGTTGCCCTGGGGTGGGTATAAATATAGAATGCACCAACTTTCTGCAGCAGTAGGTATAGTTCAGTTGAAAAAATATAAAAAAGAGATGAACGAGATAGATGAAGCAATGAACTACTACTGGGACCTTCTTGAAGGTGTGCCGGGAGTAAAATCTCTCAGAGTGCCTAAAGATTCTGGTTCAACTATGGGTGGCTGGTATGTACCGAAAGCACTCTATAATAAAGAAGAGTTAGGAGGGCTTTCGGTCTCAAGGTTTGTAGAAGCAGTCTCAGCGGAAGGTGTTCCAACTCACGCAGGTTGTAACAAAGGCGGGTTTAGCCATCCGTTGCTCAATACTGTTGATATTTATAACGATGGGAAACCAACCAGAATAGCTAACTCTAATTGGGATGTTAGAACCAATAAAGGACCGCTTCCTGTTGCTGAGAATATACAAACTAAAGTAATAAGTGCGCCTTATTTGAAAAAATGTTACAAAAAAATAATTCAAGAACATGCAAATGCTGTTAAAAAAGTGGTAGAAAACTATAAAGAACTTCTCCCTGGAGATAAAGGAGACCCTAAAAATATGGGTGGATGGGGGCTTTCAGGAATAAAAGCGCCTTCAAAGAAGAAAAAATAG
- a CDS encoding Gfo/Idh/MocA family oxidoreductase, translating into MSKKLGAAVLGLKMGDYHLVGYEKNPNTEIVAICDTDPKILEEKKRQYNVPIAVTDYRELLNNKDIDIVSVVTPDFVHAEQSIAFMEAGKDILCDKPMTPTVEEAIDIINAVKKTGRKFMVGQVCRYSPQFAFAKKLVEKGDIGELFFVESEYAHDYSGVPGVGNWRVDPRREPFLGGGCHAVDLVRWIAGEAEEVSAYANHKCLTTWPVNDCTVAIYKFENNVIGKVFVSIGCIRPYTMRSVFYGVDGTIVCDNRTPSIQVCRKGYFGKRPTFMTLPTEVADHNVADEIADFVDCLLNNKPIPMDEVEGAKTVIAALSAAQSVKEGRPVKIEKIQ; encoded by the coding sequence ATGTCAAAAAAGTTAGGAGCAGCTGTTTTAGGCTTGAAAATGGGGGATTACCATCTTGTAGGGTATGAGAAGAATCCAAACACAGAGATAGTGGCTATATGTGATACTGACCCTAAAATTCTTGAAGAAAAAAAGAGACAGTATAATGTACCTATTGCTGTGACAGATTATAGAGAACTTCTTAACAATAAAGATATAGATATTGTTTCAGTTGTTACACCCGATTTTGTACATGCTGAACAGTCTATTGCCTTTATGGAAGCAGGGAAAGATATTCTTTGTGATAAACCTATGACTCCAACCGTGGAAGAAGCAATAGATATAATTAACGCAGTAAAGAAGACAGGCAGAAAATTTATGGTTGGTCAGGTTTGCAGATATAGCCCTCAATTTGCTTTTGCCAAAAAACTGGTAGAAAAAGGAGATATAGGGGAGTTGTTTTTTGTAGAGTCTGAGTATGCCCACGATTATTCAGGAGTACCGGGTGTAGGAAACTGGCGTGTTGACCCACGTAGAGAACCTTTTCTTGGCGGTGGGTGCCACGCTGTTGATCTTGTAAGATGGATAGCAGGGGAGGCGGAAGAAGTTTCTGCTTATGCTAACCACAAATGTTTAACAACATGGCCTGTAAATGATTGTACGGTAGCTATCTACAAGTTTGAAAATAATGTTATAGGTAAAGTCTTTGTTTCAATAGGGTGTATAAGACCTTACACAATGAGAAGTGTATTTTATGGAGTCGATGGAACCATTGTATGTGATAACAGAACCCCTTCTATACAGGTATGTCGGAAAGGTTATTTTGGAAAAAGACCTACATTTATGACTTTACCTACTGAGGTAGCAGACCATAATGTTGCAGATGAAATTGCTGATTTTGTTGATTGCCTTCTTAACAACAAACCTATACCAATGGATGAAGTTGAAGGGGCAAAAACGGTAATTGCTGCTCTCTCTGCTGCTCAATCTGTAAAAGAGGGAAGACCTGTTAAGATTGAAAAGATACAATAG
- a CDS encoding GspE/PulE family protein has translation MPTKKEIINVIKNVGLWDTKSIDGALEEQEKTGAPIKEIFQNRGMLPFGEISPSFYFQMGVVQRELPAQEIPQEILTVIPPKIAKSHRIVPWERRDNGRLVIVSDNPINILSSEYFLSIINNEGITSVDVIITFPEEMDQLLDKYYAQEDMEDLSQMLQEASSATIDLDDPIEEIVDDEDESLALQAPVVKIVNLVFVEALRRRASDIHFEPLEKKFRVRFRIDGLLYEIVAPPKRIERPVLARIKLMAKMDLSEKRLPQDGRIMLDIGGKPIDFRVSSLPGVYGESIVLRILDKTAMMKGLEELGFLEDDLKIWNGLLQYAGGLVLVTGPTGSGKTTTLYASLQTLNTMDRKLMTVEEPVEYQIPGINQSPVNSEIGLTFAAILRAFLRQSPDVILVGEIRDFETADIALRAALTGHLVFSTLHTNNAPGAITRLIDMGAPPFLIASSVQGVMAQRLVRLLCSYCKEKIEPDEQMKKTLNVQPGEELNICKPKGCNECNFTGFRGRKGIFEIFSMNDELRELTLRRASVGELREAAIKNGMHLMYNDGIRKVKLGITTLEEVLTVTGD, from the coding sequence ATGCCTACAAAAAAAGAGATCATAAACGTAATAAAGAATGTAGGGCTATGGGATACAAAATCCATTGACGGAGCCCTCGAGGAGCAAGAAAAGACAGGCGCTCCAATAAAAGAGATTTTCCAGAATAGAGGTATGTTACCTTTTGGAGAAATATCTCCTTCTTTCTACTTTCAAATGGGTGTTGTACAAAGAGAATTACCTGCACAAGAGATACCTCAAGAAATCTTAACTGTTATCCCTCCCAAAATAGCCAAAAGCCACAGAATTGTACCTTGGGAAAGAAGGGACAATGGCAGGTTGGTTATAGTCTCTGATAACCCTATAAATATATTATCTTCTGAATATTTTCTTTCTATTATAAACAATGAGGGTATCACATCTGTTGATGTTATCATTACCTTTCCTGAAGAGATGGACCAACTGTTAGACAAATATTACGCCCAGGAAGATATGGAAGACCTTAGCCAAATGCTACAAGAAGCTAGCAGTGCTACAATTGACCTTGACGACCCTATTGAAGAAATCGTAGACGATGAAGATGAGTCCCTTGCTTTACAAGCGCCTGTTGTTAAGATTGTCAACCTTGTCTTTGTTGAGGCGTTAAGGCGCAGGGCAAGTGATATACATTTTGAGCCTCTTGAAAAAAAGTTTAGAGTAAGGTTTAGAATAGACGGTCTTCTGTATGAGATAGTAGCGCCACCAAAAAGAATTGAAAGACCTGTTTTAGCAAGAATCAAACTTATGGCTAAGATGGACCTTTCTGAAAAGAGGTTACCTCAAGATGGCAGAATAATGCTTGATATTGGCGGTAAACCGATAGATTTTCGTGTTTCGTCGCTTCCGGGTGTGTATGGTGAAAGCATTGTTTTAAGAATTTTGGATAAAACGGCTATGATGAAAGGGCTTGAAGAACTTGGATTTCTCGAGGATGACCTCAAAATCTGGAACGGATTGCTACAATACGCGGGGGGGCTGGTACTTGTTACAGGACCCACTGGTTCAGGTAAAACAACAACCCTTTATGCTTCTCTGCAAACCCTAAACACTATGGACAGAAAACTGATGACAGTTGAAGAGCCGGTAGAATACCAAATTCCTGGCATTAACCAATCCCCTGTTAATTCTGAGATAGGATTGACTTTTGCGGCTATATTAAGAGCATTTTTAAGACAATCTCCTGACGTTATCCTTGTTGGAGAGATAAGAGATTTTGAAACAGCAGATATTGCGTTAAGAGCGGCTCTTACAGGGCACCTTGTTTTTAGTACTCTACATACCAACAATGCTCCGGGCGCTATCACAAGATTAATAGATATGGGAGCACCACCATTCCTTATAGCGTCTTCTGTTCAAGGCGTTATGGCTCAAAGGTTGGTGCGACTCTTATGTTCATATTGCAAAGAGAAGATTGAACCAGATGAACAGATGAAAAAAACATTGAACGTTCAACCCGGAGAAGAATTAAATATATGTAAACCTAAAGGATGTAATGAATGTAATTTCACAGGATTTCGAGGTCGTAAAGGTATTTTTGAAATATTTTCTATGAACGATGAATTAAGAGAATTGACATTAAGGAGAGCCAGTGTTGGTGAATTAAGAGAAGCTGCTATTAAAAACGGTATGCACCTTATGTATAACGATGGTATTAGAAAAGTTAAACTTGGAATAACAACGCTGGAAGAAGTATTAACTGTTACAGGAGATTGA